Proteins from a genomic interval of Echeneis naucrates chromosome 21, fEcheNa1.1, whole genome shotgun sequence:
- the fev gene encoding protein FEV isoform X2, which translates to MGSDKHWRTKSGQIQLWQFLLELLSDSTNMSCIAWEGTNGEFKLIDPDEVARRWGERKSKPNMNYDKLSRALRYYYDKNIMTKVHGKRYAYKFDFHGLAQVCQPSTTEQAIYKFQGNFSPIPFSGISKLNLVAPGVGPSGFSYWPGTPSAALYHSHNLQPPGPFGTVSPSHISCVNNINSLSNINNHYN; encoded by the coding sequence CGGGCAGATCCAGCTGTGGCAGTTCCTGCTGGAGCTCCTCTCCGACAGCACCAACATGTCGTGCATCGCCTGGGAGGGAACCAACGGCGAGTTCAAGCTCATCGACCCGGACGAGGTGGCCCGGCGCTGGGGGGAGCGCAAAAGCAAACCCAACATGAACTACGACAAGCTGAGCCGGGCGCTGCGCTACTACTACGACAAAAACATCATGACCAAAGTCCACGGCAAGAGGTACGCCTACAAGTTCGATTTCCACGGCTTGGCGCAGGTGTGCCAGCCGTCCACCACGGAGCAGGCCATCTACAAGTTTCAGGGGAACTTCTCCCCGATCCCCTTCTCCGGGATTTCCAAACTGAACCTCGTGGCTCCCGGCGTGGGGCCGTCGGGTTTCTCCTACTGGCCCGGCACCCCGTCGGCGGCCCTGTACCACAGCCACAACCTGCAGCCCCCGGGGCCCTTCGGCACCGTGTCCCCGTCCCACATCAGCTGCgtcaacaacatcaacagcctGAGCAACATCAACAACCATTACAACTGA
- the cdk5r2b gene encoding cyclin-dependent kinase 5 activator 1, giving the protein MGTVLSISPASKKASIMDAEAAGDGLKNDKSLKRHSMFVSLSWKKLVANSAKKSAKKVTPNPQPPSSQVAQLNNENIRKTQQTEEKKPKAPIPVPVPTVPAQNGEAGVQNGRLSSVQKQPSSLSLVSPRRIVIQASTGELLRCLGDFMCRRCYKLKELNSGEVILWFRNIDRTLLLQGWQDQGFITPANVVFVYLLCQDTVEDSIDSPAELQGTFQTCLYLAYSYMGNEISYPLKPFMNESNKDVFWETSLRIINRLSSKMLQLNADPHFFTEVFQDLKNQRDSSDSNLDR; this is encoded by the coding sequence ATGGGCACCGTCCTCTCCATCTCCCCCGCGTCCAAGAAGGCGTCCATCATGGACGCCGAAGCCGCGGGAGACGGACTGAAGAACGACAAGAGCCTCAAACGCCACTCGATGTTCGTCTCTCTGTCCTGGAAGAAACTGGTGGCCAATTCCGCCAAGAAGAGCGCCAAGAAAGTGACCCCAAACCCGCAGCCCCCGTCCAGCCAGGTGGCCCAGCTGAACAACGAGAATATCAGGAAGACCCAGCAGACCGAGGAGAAGAAGCCCAAAGCGCCCATCCCGGTCCCGGTGCCCACCGTGCCCGCGCAGAACGGCGAGGCCGGCGTCCAGAACGGGAGGCTCTCCTCGGTCCAGAAGCAGCCCAGCAGCCTGTCGCTGGTGTCGCCCAGGCGGATAGTGATCCAGGCTTCTACCGGAGAGCTGCTGCGCTGCCTCGGGGACTTCATGTGCCGCAGGTGTTACAAACTGAAGGAGCTGAACAGCGGGGAGGTGATCCTCTGGTTCCGGAACATAGACCGGACTCTTTTGCTGCAGGGCTGGCAGGACCAGGGCTTCATCACGCCGGCCAACGTGGTGTTCGTGTACCTGCTGTGCCAGGACACGGTGGAGGACAGCATCGACAGCCCGGCCGAGCTGCAGGGCACCTTTCAGACTTGCCTCTACCTCGCCTACTCCTACATGGGCAACGAGATTTCCTACCCGCTCAAGCCGTTCATGAACGAGTCGAACAAGGACGTTTTCTGGGAGACGTCGCTCCGGATCATCAACAGATTGAGTTCCAAGATGCTGCAGCTCAACGCGGACCCGCACTTTTTCACCGAGGTCTTCCAGGACCTCAAAAACCAACGAGACAGCAGCGACTCAAACCTGGATCGCTGA